One window of Dyadobacter sandarakinus genomic DNA carries:
- the glgB gene encoding 1,4-alpha-glucan branching protein GlgB — protein MANPTGKETTGAITPASESSAENAPRHNLKPVESFSRFTDFDIHVFKQGKHFKLYEKLGAHVVELHGVVGTYFAVWAPNATYVSVIANFNGWNEGTHSLFPRWDSSGIWEGWIPDVGNGEVYKYFIASNTGERLEKCDPFAFWSELAPRTASIVWDTWYEWGDKEWMEARKETNKLNAPVSVYEVHLSSWQRDPSDPERTLTYKEIAAGLVPYVKEMGFTHVELMPVMEHPYAPSWGYQITGYFSCASRMGTPQELMYLVDQLHQAGVGVYMDWVPSHFPGDAHGLFRFDGTALYEHADPRKGYHPDWKSYIFNYGRNEVKSFLISNAIFWLDRYHTDGLRVDAVASMLYLDYSRKHNEWIPNEFGGRENLEAISLLREMNIAAYSAFPDIQTTAEESTAFPGVSRPVFVGGLGFGMKWMMGWMHDTLSYFQKEPEYRKWHQDQLTFSLVYAFSENFMLPFSHDEVVYGKKSLINKMPGDEWQRFANLRLMFTYMFTHPGTKLIFMGGEFGQPSEWNFDQSLDWHLLNQPPHHGMKECVKKLNNLYRTEPALFEYSFSGQGFEWIDTQDRQNSVLIYARKGENPDEYVVIVLNLTPIPRKGYRVGVLSEGSWQEIFNSDATEFYGSGVINYHPVQTENAYWHGRQNSVMIDLPPLGASVLKKVKS, from the coding sequence ATGGCCAATCCCACCGGTAAAGAAACAACAGGCGCTATTACCCCTGCCAGCGAGTCCAGTGCTGAGAATGCCCCCCGGCATAACCTGAAACCAGTAGAATCATTCAGCCGTTTTACCGACTTCGATATTCACGTTTTCAAGCAGGGTAAGCACTTTAAGTTATATGAAAAACTGGGTGCCCATGTGGTTGAGCTGCATGGTGTGGTGGGTACTTACTTTGCCGTATGGGCTCCCAATGCTACGTATGTCTCGGTCATTGCCAACTTCAATGGATGGAATGAAGGTACCCACTCCCTGTTTCCGCGCTGGGATAGTTCGGGGATCTGGGAAGGGTGGATACCGGATGTGGGCAATGGAGAGGTTTACAAATATTTTATAGCTTCCAATACCGGCGAGCGGCTCGAAAAATGCGATCCTTTTGCATTCTGGAGTGAGCTGGCGCCGCGCACCGCCTCCATCGTCTGGGATACCTGGTATGAATGGGGCGATAAAGAGTGGATGGAGGCACGTAAAGAGACCAACAAGCTCAATGCGCCTGTTTCGGTGTATGAGGTGCACCTGAGCTCGTGGCAGCGTGATCCCTCCGATCCGGAGCGTACGCTCACGTATAAAGAAATTGCAGCAGGGCTCGTACCCTATGTAAAGGAAATGGGTTTTACCCACGTGGAGCTGATGCCGGTGATGGAGCATCCCTATGCGCCGTCGTGGGGGTATCAGATCACCGGATACTTTTCGTGTGCGTCACGGATGGGTACGCCCCAGGAGCTGATGTACCTGGTGGACCAGCTTCACCAGGCTGGCGTGGGCGTGTATATGGACTGGGTTCCGTCGCACTTTCCGGGCGATGCGCACGGCTTGTTCCGGTTTGACGGTACTGCATTGTATGAACATGCAGACCCGCGCAAGGGCTACCATCCCGACTGGAAAAGCTATATTTTTAATTATGGGCGCAATGAAGTCAAATCATTCCTGATCAGCAATGCTATTTTCTGGCTCGACCGGTACCATACCGACGGGCTGCGCGTGGATGCTGTGGCTTCGATGCTCTATCTCGATTATTCGCGCAAGCATAATGAATGGATACCGAACGAATTTGGCGGCAGGGAGAACCTGGAAGCCATATCACTGCTCCGGGAGATGAACATTGCTGCTTACTCGGCATTCCCCGATATTCAGACGACCGCTGAGGAATCAACTGCTTTTCCGGGTGTGTCGCGGCCGGTGTTTGTAGGGGGGCTTGGATTTGGAATGAAATGGATGATGGGCTGGATGCATGACACGCTCAGCTATTTCCAGAAGGAGCCCGAGTACCGCAAGTGGCACCAGGACCAGCTGACGTTCAGCCTGGTTTATGCTTTTTCTGAAAACTTTATGCTGCCATTTTCCCACGATGAAGTCGTATACGGGAAAAAGTCATTGATCAACAAAATGCCCGGCGACGAGTGGCAGCGTTTCGCTAACCTGAGGCTCATGTTTACCTATATGTTTACGCACCCCGGCACCAAGCTGATCTTCATGGGCGGGGAGTTTGGACAACCCTCAGAATGGAATTTTGACCAGAGTCTGGACTGGCATTTGCTGAACCAGCCTCCGCATCATGGAATGAAGGAATGCGTAAAAAAGCTGAACAACCTTTACCGTACCGAACCTGCTTTGTTTGAGTACTCGTTTTCGGGACAAGGCTTTGAGTGGATCGATACCCAGGACCGGCAGAATTCTGTCCTTATTTATGCAAGAAAAGGTGAAAACCCGGATGAGTACGTGGTAATCGTGCTGAACCTGACACCGATTCCGAGGAAGGGTTACCGCGTGGGCGTCCTTTCGGAGGGGAGCTGGCAGGAAATATTCAACTCCGATGCAACCGAATTTTACGGGAGCGGGGTGATCAATTATCATCCTGTACAAACCGAGAATGCTTACTGGCACGGCAGACAGAACTCGGTCATGATCGACCTTCCGCCACTCGGCGCCAGTGTGTTGAAGAAAGTAAAAAGTTGA
- a CDS encoding NUDIX hydrolase — MPEKLVDAHKYKLWKSRLENNGLTIHRVDELYSRRTGNGDVLFSLLYTDATTPEGNKIPPICFLKGEVVSVLVCFIEKETREKNLLLVQQRRICDGSMTYEHPAGMLDSESDAAGVAAREVFEETGIRVSREQLVQVNKEPYYPSTGTSDEAMYMFYCELELSRQEISKYHNQTQGLISDHEYIKTWVVPFAEGHRLITNVNGLLLDYLYLKNTGDWDLLKQL; from the coding sequence ATGCCCGAAAAGCTGGTTGATGCACATAAATACAAGCTCTGGAAATCGCGCCTCGAAAACAATGGGCTGACGATACACCGCGTGGATGAACTCTACTCACGCCGCACCGGGAACGGGGATGTCCTTTTTTCCCTTCTTTACACCGACGCAACTACACCGGAAGGAAACAAAATTCCGCCCATCTGTTTTCTGAAAGGGGAGGTGGTAAGTGTGCTGGTGTGTTTTATTGAAAAAGAAACCAGGGAGAAAAACCTTTTGCTTGTGCAGCAGCGCCGCATTTGCGATGGCTCAATGACTTACGAACATCCCGCGGGAATGCTCGACAGCGAGTCGGATGCGGCTGGCGTAGCAGCGCGTGAAGTGTTTGAGGAAACGGGCATACGGGTATCCAGGGAACAGCTGGTGCAGGTTAATAAGGAGCCTTACTATCCATCGACAGGAACGAGCGATGAGGCCATGTACATGTTTTACTGCGAACTGGAACTGTCGCGTCAGGAAATCAGCAAATACCATAACCAGACACAGGGACTGATTTCGGATCATGAATATATCAAAACATGGGTGGTACCCTTTGCGGAAGGGCACAGGCTGATCACGAATGTGAATGGATTATTGCTGGATTACCTTTACCTGAAAAACACCGGTGACTGGGATTTGCTGAAACAGCTTTAA
- a CDS encoding energy transducer TonB, translated as MKNIALFCLISFSAFSQKVYQANEVEKVAEPGGGIALFNRFVTANLRVPIHAAAKGLDARVLVKGVVQTDGTITSLEIARSLDSLCDIEALRVMDLYKAWKPAMVNGQPVQQAVVYPIAFRTAPIPSYDATQSAMVEYFDKNQNMVSDEKKFKFRNVIPVDTYGDVRADILFQEKRGGEWKTVKTFPFQKEEIWVKLSGPVKMDSVQAYRISANMGNWESPSEEIITQADGRLLSFTAYPGSGKLPSVSKTYYRSGMLREEKISSDSLTQITSWYENGQLGNVLLLDSKKVSVLENWDMDGRILVTKGSGTARIQAGIYDGKMVFEEGLVVDGLKTGHWVGRHSITDVVYEEDYQDGILVRGIRNPGQQPVEYTVDAIPPKFRGGPKEFVKLLNKHVDIFPSMNPANGIPRGKLLVSFIVDERGKLSDYSLDRGVSKNVDRQVMDLVKETNGGWDAAVKKGKKVTTRHTLPIDFISR; from the coding sequence TTGAAAAACATAGCATTGTTTTGTCTGATCAGCTTTTCAGCTTTTTCACAGAAAGTGTATCAGGCTAATGAAGTGGAGAAAGTTGCTGAGCCGGGTGGGGGAATCGCACTCTTTAACCGTTTCGTCACAGCCAATCTGAGAGTTCCTATCCATGCTGCCGCAAAAGGCCTTGATGCGCGGGTGCTGGTCAAAGGAGTTGTGCAGACGGATGGCACAATAACAAGCCTTGAAATTGCCAGGTCACTGGATAGCTTGTGTGACATTGAAGCATTGCGGGTAATGGATCTTTACAAAGCCTGGAAGCCTGCCATGGTCAATGGCCAACCCGTACAACAGGCAGTGGTGTACCCGATTGCTTTCCGAACCGCACCTATTCCTTCCTACGACGCTACGCAAAGCGCGATGGTCGAATATTTCGACAAAAACCAAAATATGGTTTCCGACGAGAAGAAATTTAAGTTCAGAAATGTGATCCCTGTTGACACATACGGGGATGTTCGTGCGGATATTTTATTCCAGGAGAAAAGAGGTGGAGAATGGAAAACGGTGAAAACATTTCCTTTTCAGAAGGAAGAGATTTGGGTAAAACTATCGGGTCCGGTCAAAATGGATTCCGTGCAGGCTTACCGTATTTCTGCCAATATGGGCAACTGGGAAAGTCCTTCGGAGGAGATCATAACCCAGGCGGACGGTCGGCTTCTTTCTTTCACGGCTTATCCAGGGAGCGGAAAATTACCATCAGTAAGTAAGACCTATTATAGGAGCGGAATGCTGCGGGAAGAAAAAATCTCCTCAGACAGCCTCACACAAATTACCAGCTGGTACGAAAACGGTCAGCTCGGGAATGTGCTGCTTCTCGACAGTAAAAAGGTTTCTGTGCTTGAAAATTGGGATATGGACGGGCGTATTCTGGTAACGAAGGGTTCCGGAACAGCCAGGATTCAGGCTGGAATTTATGATGGCAAAATGGTTTTCGAAGAGGGGCTTGTTGTGGATGGTTTAAAAACCGGGCATTGGGTAGGGCGTCATTCGATCACGGATGTGGTGTACGAAGAGGATTATCAGGATGGAATATTAGTCAGAGGGATAAGAAATCCAGGCCAGCAGCCTGTTGAATACACGGTTGATGCCATCCCACCCAAGTTTCGTGGAGGACCGAAAGAGTTTGTAAAACTACTCAATAAGCATGTTGATATTTTTCCTTCCATGAATCCCGCAAACGGCATTCCAAGAGGCAAGCTCCTGGTTTCATTTATTGTGGACGAGCGTGGAAAGCTAAGTGACTATTCGCTTGACAGGGGTGTTTCCAAAAATGTGGATCGGCAGGTAATGGATTTGGTAAAGGAAACGAATGGTGGCTGGGATGCTGCCGTAAAAAAAGGAAAAAAAGTCACTACCCGGCATACCTTGCCAATTGATTTTATAAGTAGGTAG
- a CDS encoding RagB/SusD family nutrient uptake outer membrane protein, producing MKKYTFLLAFGLLFFSCDSILDQNLVGSRTDEDYWQTESDLRDAIAGVYGPWATRALGMDDLFFDNQSDDHWRAGDHAEDEEIETYNTVPSNTKIKDTYQYKYEVISRANGVIINAPKVKAAGAISEDSYNSILGQAYFLRAYAYYRLYLIHGQVPIIREENVLNNEYNQPKCESPEVLANFILEDLNIAAGLLPMHNITGSVSKGAAWAVMTSIYMHLAKEYTDSENLNKAIASGKNVIDNYPLAADYLSLFRKGNESLPENLFLMMNDMSWINQELLSKHRGPRPWGMYGFNEPHTDLVNEFETGDKRKKTTIVSDGESVSQAGTIVVHTPGLSNTGHSYFKYMDWVTPETFNHGLNIPFLRAADTYLLVAEAKIRLNGAGAGDAEINAVRKRAGLAPVTKADIKALIHETRVELAGENFRYQNLLRWDKAGIYDLQTFLVKPEKMFPADLGRMKWVRPKNYYQPLPQIEIDNSDGILKQNPDWVN from the coding sequence ATGAAAAAATATACATTCTTGCTGGCATTTGGACTGCTGTTTTTTTCCTGCGACAGCATTCTCGATCAGAACCTCGTGGGTAGCAGGACGGACGAGGATTACTGGCAAACTGAGTCGGACTTGCGCGATGCGATTGCGGGCGTATATGGTCCATGGGCCACACGGGCATTGGGAATGGATGATTTGTTCTTTGACAATCAAAGTGATGATCACTGGAGAGCCGGCGACCATGCCGAAGACGAAGAAATCGAAACCTATAATACCGTTCCGTCCAATACCAAAATCAAGGATACCTATCAGTATAAATATGAAGTGATCAGCCGGGCAAATGGTGTCATCATCAATGCACCGAAAGTGAAAGCTGCCGGCGCGATCAGTGAGGATTCTTACAATTCCATTCTTGGACAAGCCTATTTCCTGCGGGCCTATGCCTATTACAGGCTGTACCTGATTCACGGACAAGTTCCCATTATCAGGGAAGAAAATGTGCTGAACAATGAATACAATCAGCCTAAATGCGAGTCGCCGGAAGTTCTGGCGAATTTTATACTGGAAGACCTGAACATTGCGGCGGGATTGCTGCCCATGCATAACATTACGGGAAGCGTCAGTAAAGGTGCAGCCTGGGCCGTGATGACGTCTATCTACATGCATCTGGCGAAAGAATATACGGATAGCGAAAACCTGAACAAGGCCATCGCCTCGGGAAAGAACGTGATAGATAATTATCCTCTTGCCGCCGACTACCTTTCGCTTTTCAGAAAAGGCAATGAAAGTTTACCCGAAAACCTGTTCCTGATGATGAACGACATGTCGTGGATCAACCAGGAATTATTGTCAAAACACCGCGGTCCGCGTCCCTGGGGCATGTACGGATTCAATGAGCCTCACACCGATCTCGTGAATGAGTTTGAAACGGGTGACAAACGCAAGAAAACGACCATTGTTTCAGACGGTGAATCTGTCAGCCAGGCAGGCACAATCGTTGTTCATACGCCCGGACTTTCCAACACAGGCCACAGTTATTTCAAATATATGGATTGGGTTACGCCTGAAACATTTAATCACGGACTGAATATTCCTTTCCTGAGGGCCGCGGATACATATCTTTTGGTTGCCGAAGCGAAAATCCGTCTGAATGGTGCAGGTGCCGGAGATGCAGAGATCAATGCGGTGCGTAAAAGAGCAGGTTTGGCTCCGGTTACCAAGGCAGACATTAAAGCGTTAATCCATGAAACGCGGGTCGAACTGGCCGGGGAAAACTTCCGGTATCAGAACCTCCTGCGCTGGGATAAAGCGGGAATTTATGATCTTCAGACTTTTTTAGTTAAACCAGAAAAAATGTTTCCGGCTGATTTGGGGAGGATGAAATGGGTAAGGCCAAAGAACTATTACCAGCCCCTTCCACAAATTGAAATCGATAATTCAGACGGTATACTTAAACAAAATCCGGACTGGGTAAATTAA
- a CDS encoding TonB-dependent receptor: MLFCSVVSASVTNGQNVLDQKLTVEIKAKSVREALKIIEKNSDVKFIYSSRMIDINQKVDLKVVNGSMAEVLDKLLRPLQLKFEISGRQIVLDKQDRNVGNVLENAGLNPKNLVALNGNTPLAKNLATISGVVTDQTNAPLPGASVVLKGTTKGVVTDSDGKFSIQAEPGDVLVISFIGNKTQEVTVRDETSMTIMLEADATMLGGVVVVGYGTQKKSEITSSIAKIDGKDIQTSTASNVALSLQGRASGVEVVSSGLPGKTPSIRIRGVGTINNTQPLIVLDGVPVSADVLGQLAPAEIESIEILKDAASGAIYGTRAANGVVLVTSKKAGFKQKTTVRLNTSAGINSLIKKYPVLNAEKLYELKRERYVMDGLPIDQNSPWANEYYNKTRTDWQDAMFQKGLYTDYNVNIGGGSENSTINANFFYRDEDGTLITTNMKRLGMSLRSTQKISDRLRIEENVRISGRKNVIVQDDLGEGTSTTIYSAYRFMPAIPVKNDDGTYGSGKASTQLGDMWNPVYKAREEWWRTNEIRSIITTKVDFDVTKDLTLSARASYQRTTSGDNHFQNITPEQSRSESAPTLVFANFLATTKLGEVFANYDKTVGNHHIGATFGISGQIDQGNYNRMIGQGFASTLNSQLVMNNAATTRVEGNENATTGIASAFFRGTYSFKDTYYVSGIFRADGSSRFADGNRWGYFPSISAGWRISNENFLKGNPNISNLKLNVGWGQLGNQNVDPFQYLNVYQKDVKYVLGGTNLTGTRLASFANTNITWETTSSLNVLLEMGLFNNKLNLDVAYFDKRTKNMLIPLPSLLASGTVSIPDFNAGEMRNYGFEIEPSYNGQVGNVNFDLGLNLTYLQNEVTQLYGEAKYISSNEYNRTYQGQPVGTFYGWKTDGIYQNQAAVESDPNISKDPRKVYITPGDVRFVDINGDNIVDDKDRVRIGNPNPKLLLGFNLGISYKGFNLSTVFSGSLGHQLYDAMMVRGIDPTQSGNMDAVSYERWTGEGSTNKYPRMSTIRANNNYRVSELGIKNGNYVRMKDATLGYSVPETASKSIGISHLRVYLSGRNLLTFTKFDGVDPEESGSDNLNRGVILNNTPQSKSLVLGLDITF, from the coding sequence ATGCTGTTTTGCAGCGTGGTTTCGGCCTCGGTGACGAACGGGCAGAATGTCCTGGACCAGAAACTGACCGTAGAGATCAAGGCAAAAAGTGTGCGGGAAGCATTGAAGATCATTGAAAAAAATTCGGATGTAAAATTCATATACAGCTCCCGGATGATCGACATTAACCAGAAAGTTGATCTGAAGGTGGTGAACGGATCAATGGCCGAGGTACTGGACAAATTACTTCGCCCGCTGCAATTGAAATTTGAAATATCGGGCCGGCAGATCGTACTGGACAAGCAGGACAGGAATGTAGGCAATGTCCTTGAAAATGCTGGTTTGAACCCAAAAAATCTGGTCGCACTTAACGGCAACACACCTTTGGCCAAGAACCTGGCAACGATTTCAGGAGTAGTGACAGACCAGACGAATGCGCCCCTTCCAGGCGCCAGTGTAGTATTAAAAGGAACCACAAAGGGCGTGGTGACGGATTCTGACGGAAAGTTCTCTATCCAGGCAGAGCCAGGGGATGTTCTGGTGATATCTTTCATCGGAAACAAGACGCAGGAAGTAACCGTCAGGGATGAAACCAGCATGACAATCATGCTGGAAGCTGATGCTACCATGCTGGGAGGTGTCGTGGTAGTGGGATACGGTACTCAGAAAAAAAGCGAAATAACTTCCTCCATCGCGAAAATAGATGGTAAGGATATCCAGACATCGACTGCGTCGAACGTTGCGCTCTCACTGCAGGGCAGGGCTTCGGGTGTGGAGGTTGTTTCGTCCGGGCTTCCCGGAAAAACACCGAGTATCAGGATCCGCGGAGTTGGTACGATCAACAATACCCAACCACTGATCGTGCTGGATGGCGTACCTGTCAGTGCGGACGTGTTAGGACAGCTGGCACCCGCTGAAATCGAGTCCATTGAAATATTAAAAGACGCAGCATCCGGTGCAATATATGGTACGCGTGCGGCAAACGGTGTGGTATTGGTCACCTCAAAAAAGGCGGGTTTCAAACAAAAAACAACGGTACGGTTAAATACTTCAGCCGGGATCAACAGTTTGATTAAAAAATATCCGGTCCTGAATGCAGAGAAGCTTTACGAACTGAAACGTGAGCGGTATGTGATGGACGGACTTCCTATCGACCAAAATTCGCCATGGGCAAACGAATATTACAACAAAACCCGCACCGACTGGCAGGACGCGATGTTTCAAAAAGGTTTATATACCGACTATAACGTAAATATTGGCGGTGGCTCCGAGAACTCGACGATCAATGCCAATTTCTTTTACAGAGACGAAGACGGTACACTGATCACCACCAATATGAAGCGTCTTGGCATGTCGCTCAGGAGCACGCAAAAAATATCGGACCGCCTGAGGATTGAGGAGAATGTACGGATATCAGGAAGGAAAAACGTGATTGTGCAGGATGACCTGGGTGAGGGAACCTCTACGACGATTTACTCAGCCTACCGGTTTATGCCTGCCATACCGGTGAAAAATGATGACGGCACTTATGGATCAGGGAAAGCCAGCACGCAACTCGGCGACATGTGGAACCCGGTATACAAGGCGAGAGAAGAATGGTGGCGCACCAATGAGATCAGATCGATCATCACGACGAAAGTGGATTTTGATGTAACCAAGGATCTGACTTTAAGCGCAAGAGCATCCTACCAAAGGACTACATCGGGTGATAACCACTTCCAGAACATCACCCCGGAGCAGTCAAGAAGTGAGTCTGCCCCTACCCTTGTGTTCGCCAATTTCCTGGCCACAACCAAGCTGGGAGAAGTATTTGCTAACTACGACAAAACGGTAGGCAATCACCACATCGGAGCAACTTTCGGTATTTCCGGCCAGATCGACCAGGGTAACTACAACCGGATGATCGGTCAGGGATTTGCGTCCACACTGAACAGCCAGCTGGTGATGAACAATGCAGCAACAACAAGGGTGGAAGGCAATGAGAATGCAACAACGGGCATTGCCTCTGCTTTCTTCCGCGGAACTTATAGTTTTAAAGACACCTATTATGTTTCAGGTATTTTCAGGGCGGACGGTTCGTCCAGATTTGCTGACGGAAATCGCTGGGGATACTTTCCGTCGATTTCTGCGGGGTGGCGGATTTCCAATGAAAACTTCCTGAAAGGCAATCCGAACATATCCAATCTGAAGCTGAATGTCGGCTGGGGACAACTCGGTAACCAGAATGTCGATCCCTTCCAGTATTTGAATGTTTATCAGAAGGATGTAAAATATGTCCTCGGCGGTACCAACCTGACGGGAACGCGGCTGGCTTCGTTTGCGAACACCAATATTACCTGGGAAACCACGAGTTCGCTGAATGTGCTTCTGGAGATGGGGTTGTTCAACAATAAATTAAATCTCGACGTCGCGTATTTTGACAAGAGAACAAAAAATATGCTGATCCCTCTTCCGAGCCTGCTGGCGTCCGGAACGGTGTCCATCCCCGACTTCAATGCCGGTGAAATGCGAAATTACGGGTTTGAGATCGAGCCTTCTTACAATGGTCAGGTGGGGAATGTCAATTTTGACCTTGGCCTGAACCTGACGTACCTGCAGAACGAGGTTACCCAGCTTTACGGCGAAGCCAAGTACATCTCGTCCAATGAATATAACAGGACTTACCAGGGCCAGCCTGTCGGTACATTTTACGGCTGGAAAACGGACGGAATTTACCAGAACCAGGCAGCAGTTGAGAGCGATCCAAACATTTCCAAAGATCCGAGGAAAGTATATATTACGCCGGGAGATGTGCGGTTTGTGGACATCAACGGTGATAATATCGTGGATGATAAAGACCGCGTAAGGATCGGAAATCCGAATCCAAAACTGTTGCTGGGCTTCAACCTGGGCATTTCTTACAAAGGTTTTAATCTTTCCACGGTATTCAGCGGCTCTCTGGGCCATCAGCTGTATGACGCCATGATGGTACGTGGGATAGACCCTACCCAGAGCGGCAATATGGATGCAGTATCCTATGAAAGGTGGACGGGAGAAGGTTCTACAAACAAATACCCGAGAATGTCGACCATTCGGGCCAACAACAATTATCGCGTGTCCGAGCTCGGTATTAAAAACGGAAACTATGTACGAATGAAAGATGCCACCCTCGGCTATTCGGTACCAGAAACGGCATCAAAATCGATTGGCATCTCCCACCTCAGAGTGTATCTGTCTGGCCGTAACCTGCTGACATTTACGAAATTCGACGGTGTTGACCCCGAAGAAAGCGGAAGTGACAACCTGAACCGCGGTGTCATTTTAAATAATACGCCCCAGTCGAAAAGCCTTGTATTAGGGTTGGATATTACATTTTAA